In a single window of the Drosophila miranda strain MSH22 chromosome XL, D.miranda_PacBio2.1, whole genome shotgun sequence genome:
- the LOC108159214 gene encoding uncharacterized protein LOC108159214 isoform X1: protein MSTISSEQKIASVASNGLEATTPIAGGDSSSCSNGEELKILGQLKTIEQINEQRRIFLNSTISEETSSLEKKDPKDEDSQQTKEQELEKLKVEMEAETSKPQPPNSLVLNVKYATLPSPNVVTLRSPMSPPPKPPMLSRTRSIGSGDGRSPVTNGSAEASLLRQSLTETAISEAAAPVGTTNGGAAAAATTTAEPPPTVSARHYEGLIEELRCPGCAGAMKAPILLCKSGHSVCEQCTRILLMCPLCKESFTNSRSLTVEALCAKAHFGCSHAAGGCQVRMPVALLPWHEQQCIYKPMKCFMGRVWGECKWQGREVQWKEHLEEQHAEKLFRSSTSDLVWNMAVRRKPLTGYYVFQAHDEMFNFYEIYDKQRILFTMTCTSNRRESKYNYAYEVTLLQPDNEALSMTQKFPVHSEYDRDILMDGTCVSIPLNELSRFVDPEKQVLHYRVSVLAVKSPRRAKPPRQSLPVPIDYEQTKNAGVNGKSVPPNMIITRTYKEGMGEVEVEVEPTATAGTPNSEDDPNANNGVELERKWGTPQLHFNRKYLRNTLNDAGGQQEDELRPLADERRGLGDDKLSLCSNSTSYTKKVSDSLRKSFRALKADFIEMRPFAKKSAKTIDGSSPRSSVQTNGAK from the exons ATGAGCACCATCAGCAGTGAGCAAAAAATCGCATCTGTGGCCAGCAATGGACTAGAGGCGACAACTCCTATAGCCGGCGGCGACTCCTCCAGCTGTTCCAATGGCGAGGAGCTAAAGATTCTTGGCCAGCTAAAGACCATCGAGCAGATCAACGAACAGCGCCGCATCTTTCTGAACAGTACTATTAGTGAGGAGACCTCATCTTTAGAGAAGAAAGACCCCAAAGACGAGGACAGCCAGCAGACGAAGGAGCAGGAACTGGAGAAGCTAAAAGTCGAAATGGAAGCGGAAACGAGCAAGCCTCAGCCTCCGAACAGTCTCGTACTGAACGTAAAATATGCCACGCTACCCAGCCCCAATGTGGTCACGCTACGTTCGCCAATGTCTCCGCCTCCAAagccacccatgctgagtCGCACCAGAAGCATTGGCTCCGGGGATGGGCGCAGTCCGGTGACCAATGGATCCGCCGAAGCCTCGCTGTTGCGTCAAAGTCTAACAGAGACGGCAATCAGCGAAGCAGCGGCGCCAGTCGGCACGACAaatggaggagcagcagcagctgcaacaacaacagcagaaccACCACCGACCGTGTCCGCTCGTCACTATGAGGGTCTCATCGAGGAGTTGCGCTGTCCGGGCTGTGCCGGCGCCATGAAGGCTCCCATTTTGCTGTGCAAGAGCGGGCACAGTGTCTGCGAGCAGTGCACCCGCATTCTGCTCATGTGCCCACTGTGCAAG GAATCATTCACCAATTCACGCTCCCTGACCGTCGAGGCTCTGTGTGCCAAGGCCCACTTCGGATGCAGCCATGCGGCCGGTGGCTGCCAGGTGCGTATGCCGGTGGCCCTATTGCCCTGGCATGAGCAGCAGTGCATCTACAAGCCAATGAAGTGCTTCATGGGTCGGGTGTGGGGCGAGTGCAAGTGGCAGGGCAGGGAGGTGCAGTGGAAGGAGCATCTCGAGGAGCAGCATGCCGAAAAGCTGTTCCGCTCGAGCACCTCGGATCTGGTGTGGAACATGGCCGTGCGACGTAAGCCCCTCACGGGCTACTATGTCTTCCAGGCACACGACGAGATGTTCAACTTCTACGAGATCTACGACAAGCAGCGCATCCTCTTCACCATGACCTGTACGTCGAATCGGCGCGAGAGCAAGTATAACTATGCCTATGAGGTGACCCTGCTCCAGCCGGACAACGAGGCCCTCTCCATGACCCAGAAGTTCCCTGTCCACAGCGAGTACGATCGCGATATACTTATGGACGGCACATGCGTGAGCATTCCCCTAAACGAGCTATCGCGTTTCGTGGACCCCGAAAAG CAGGTGCTGCACTATCGGGTGAGCGTGCTGGCGGTTAAGTCCCCGCGCCGGGCCAAGCCACCGCGCCAGAGCCTACCCGTCCCCATCGACTATGAGCAGACGAAGAATGCGGGTGTGAATGGCAAGAGTGTGCCGCCTAACATGATCATTACGCGCACATATAAGGAGGGCATGGgcgaggtggaggtggaggtggagccCACAGCCACCGCCGGCACACCCAATTCGGAGGACGATCCCAACGCGAACAATGGAGTGGAGCTGGAGCGCAAGTGGGGCACCCCTCAGCTGCACTTCAATCGGAAGTATCTGAGGAATACCCTGAATGACGCTGGAGGCCAGCAGGAGGATGAATTGCGTCCCCTGGCCGACGAGCGGCGTGGTCTGGGCGATGACAAGCTCTCGTtgtgcagcaacagcaccagctACACGAAAAAGGTCTCCGACTCGTTGCGCAAAAGCTTTAGGGCCCTCAAGGCGGACTTCATTGAGATGCGACCGTTTGCCAAGAAGTCGGCCAAGACGATCGATGGATCATCACCCAGATCATCGGTCCAGACCAATGGAGCCAAATGA
- the LOC108164696 gene encoding WW domain-binding protein 11 yields the protein MGRRSINTTKSGKYMNPTDQARKEARKKELKKNKKQRQMVRAAVLKNKDPSQILEEMEKIDEMEYNVLQPSPLNEKVLRDKRKKLKETFDRVMRLYHNDEPEHWAELKRKEVEYEKKRMKKQQYYESVKHAQSVQIDEIPLPAPVTPTTPGPTPNVAPAGTGFGMGVGMRVPPPPIALALPPYAPGAPPGVPKNSDAISVEVQADKPSEEEDTDWLGVPPGPPPDLFAMSELDSDAEGNTDYDGEGEEEEEEEEDKEEASEPSTQNIDDFMKEMEHVHKRKHRKLAKEDEEGGSPDEEDDEANEMSARSQDSDSDNKSNLSSDSEDDPEDEEDEDEDMSEPAAKPEPAKSIVPAITTPAPPKAPTLPPLPLPPTSSVPAPPQVPHLPPIHNIGPPAIMYRPPPMRPPNPHSGPGSGFGMRMPPGPPPGSRPPHALGPMRMGIRMPPGPPPGLPPRMAHHNKQGGPPAPPPPKESAKGVTTITAKPQIRNLSADVTRFVPSTLRVKRDDQRRAARPKHITGDTGHAPSESHSKPPTKDDAYMQFMNEMQGLL from the exons ATGGGTCGCCGTTCCATTAATACCACAAAAAGTGGGAAATATATGAATCCCACAGACCAAGCGC GCAAGGAGGCACGCAAAAAAGAGTtgaaaaagaataaaaaacAGCGGCAAATGGTACGAGCAGCGGTCCTTAAGAACAAAGATCCATCCCAGATCCTCGAGGAGATGGAgaaaatcgatgagatgg AGTACAATGTGCTGCAGCCGTCGCCACTCAATGAGAAAGTGTTGCGGGACAAGCGTAAGAAGCTAAAGGAGACCTTTGACCGCGTGATGCGACTCTAT CACAATGACGAGCCGGAGCACTGGGCAGAGCTGAAGCGCAAAGAGGTGGAGTACGAGAAGAAGCGTATGAAAAAGCAGCAATACTACGAGAGCGTCAAGCACGCTCAGAGTGTTCAAATTGATGAGATTCCCTTGCCTGCTCCCGTCACACCGACCACACCTGGTCCTACTCCAAACGTAGCCCCTGCCGGCACAGGCTTTGGGATGGGCGTTGGCATGCGTGTTCCACCACCGCCTATCGCCCTGGCCCTTCCTCCATATGCACCAGGCGCACCACCGGGAGTTCCCAAAAACAGCGATGCAATATCCGTTGAAGTCCAGGCAGACAAGCCCAGCGAAGAGGAGGATACGGATTGGCTGGGCGTACCGCCAGGACCCCCGCCAGATTTGTTTGCCATGTCGGAACTAGACTCGGACGCCGAGGGTAATACCGACTACGACGGGGAAGGGGAAGAGGAagaagaggaagaggaggatAAGGAGGAAGCGTCAGAGCCAAGCACTCAGAACATTGATGACTTCATGAAGGAAATGGAGCATGTGCACAAACGCAAGCATCGCAAACTCGCTAAGGAGGATGAAGAAGGCGGCTCGCCTGACGAGGAAGACGATGAAGCGAATGAAATGTCCGCGCGCAGCCAAGACAGTGACTCGGACAACAAATCGAACCTCAGCAGCGATAGCGAAGACGACCCCGAAGACGAGGAGGATGAAGATGAGGACATGTCAGAGCCGGCTGCAAAGCCTGAGCCAGCCAAATCCATTGTGCCTGCCATAACGACTCCCGCTCCGCCCAAAGCTCCCACATTGCCACCCCTTCCGCTGCCGCCAACGTCATCAGTGCCGGCCCCACCACAGGTCCCCCATCTACCGCCAATACACAACATTGGGCCGCCAGCTATAATGTACCGTCCGCCACCCATGCGCCCGCCAAATCCACATTCTGGTCCCGGCTCTGGGTTTGGAATGCGTATGCCACCAGGCCCACCACCGGGATCGCGACCGCCCCATGCTCTCGGGCCCATGCGCATGGGTATACGCATGCCGCCAGGACCGCCGCCTGGTCTGCCACCCCGCATGGCGCATCACAACAAACAAGGCGGGCCCCCGGCACCTCCTCCGCCTAAGGAATCGGCCAAGGGTGTGACCACCATCACCGCCAAACCACAAATCCG AAATCTAAGTGCGGATGTTACGCGCTTTGTGCCCTCCACGTTACGCGTGAAACGTGACGATCAACGTCGAGCGGCTCGACCCAAACACATTACGGGTGATACCGGCCATGCCCCGTCCGAGTCTCACAGCAAGCCGCCCACCAAAGACGATGCCTACATGCAGTTCATGAACGAAATGCAGGGTCTGCTGTAG
- the LOC108159214 gene encoding uncharacterized protein LOC108159214 isoform X3 yields MPVALLPWHEQQCIYKPMKCFMGRVWGECKWQGREVQWKEHLEEQHAEKLFRSSTSDLVWNMAVRRKPLTGYYVFQAHDEMFNFYEIYDKQRILFTMTCTSNRRESKYNYAYEVTLLQPDNEALSMTQKFPVHSEYDRDILMDGTCVSIPLNELSRFVDPEKQVLHYRVSVLAVKSPRRAKPPRQSLPVPIDYEQTKNAGVNGKSVPPNMIITRTYKEGMGEVEVEVEPTATAGTPNSEDDPNANNGVELERKWGTPQLHFNRKYLRNTLNDAGGQQEDELRPLADERRGLGDDKLSLCSNSTSYTKKVSDSLRKSFRALKADFIEMRPFAKKSAKTIDGSSPRSSVQTNGAK; encoded by the exons ATGCCGGTGGCCCTATTGCCCTGGCATGAGCAGCAGTGCATCTACAAGCCAATGAAGTGCTTCATGGGTCGGGTGTGGGGCGAGTGCAAGTGGCAGGGCAGGGAGGTGCAGTGGAAGGAGCATCTCGAGGAGCAGCATGCCGAAAAGCTGTTCCGCTCGAGCACCTCGGATCTGGTGTGGAACATGGCCGTGCGACGTAAGCCCCTCACGGGCTACTATGTCTTCCAGGCACACGACGAGATGTTCAACTTCTACGAGATCTACGACAAGCAGCGCATCCTCTTCACCATGACCTGTACGTCGAATCGGCGCGAGAGCAAGTATAACTATGCCTATGAGGTGACCCTGCTCCAGCCGGACAACGAGGCCCTCTCCATGACCCAGAAGTTCCCTGTCCACAGCGAGTACGATCGCGATATACTTATGGACGGCACATGCGTGAGCATTCCCCTAAACGAGCTATCGCGTTTCGTGGACCCCGAAAAG CAGGTGCTGCACTATCGGGTGAGCGTGCTGGCGGTTAAGTCCCCGCGCCGGGCCAAGCCACCGCGCCAGAGCCTACCCGTCCCCATCGACTATGAGCAGACGAAGAATGCGGGTGTGAATGGCAAGAGTGTGCCGCCTAACATGATCATTACGCGCACATATAAGGAGGGCATGGgcgaggtggaggtggaggtggagccCACAGCCACCGCCGGCACACCCAATTCGGAGGACGATCCCAACGCGAACAATGGAGTGGAGCTGGAGCGCAAGTGGGGCACCCCTCAGCTGCACTTCAATCGGAAGTATCTGAGGAATACCCTGAATGACGCTGGAGGCCAGCAGGAGGATGAATTGCGTCCCCTGGCCGACGAGCGGCGTGGTCTGGGCGATGACAAGCTCTCGTtgtgcagcaacagcaccagctACACGAAAAAGGTCTCCGACTCGTTGCGCAAAAGCTTTAGGGCCCTCAAGGCGGACTTCATTGAGATGCGACCGTTTGCCAAGAAGTCGGCCAAGACGATCGATGGATCATCACCCAGATCATCGGTCCAGACCAATGGAGCCAAATGA
- the LOC108159214 gene encoding uncharacterized protein LOC108159214 isoform X2 yields the protein MSTISSEQKIASVASNGLEATTPIAGGDSSSCSNGEELKILGQLKTIEQINEQRRIFLNSTISEETSSLEKKDPKDEDSQQTKEQELEKLKVEMEAETSKPQPPNSLVLNVKYATLPSPNVVTLRSPMSPPPKPPMLSRTRSIGSGDGRSPVTNGSAEASLLRQSLTETAISEAAAPVGTTNGGAAAAATTTAEPPPTVSARHYEGLIEELRCPGCAGAMKAPILLCKSGHSVCEQCTRILLMCPLCKESFTNSRSLTVEALCAKAHFGCSHAAGGCQVRMPVALLPWHEQQCIYKPMKCFMGRVWGECKWQGREVQWKEHLEEQHAEKLFRSSTSDLVWNMAVRRKPLTGYYVFQAHDEMFNFYEIYDKQRILFTMTCTSNRRESKYNYAYEVTLLQPDNEALSMTQKFPVHSEYDRDILMDGTCVSIPLNELSRFVDPEKVLHYRVSVLAVKSPRRAKPPRQSLPVPIDYEQTKNAGVNGKSVPPNMIITRTYKEGMGEVEVEVEPTATAGTPNSEDDPNANNGVELERKWGTPQLHFNRKYLRNTLNDAGGQQEDELRPLADERRGLGDDKLSLCSNSTSYTKKVSDSLRKSFRALKADFIEMRPFAKKSAKTIDGSSPRSSVQTNGAK from the exons ATGAGCACCATCAGCAGTGAGCAAAAAATCGCATCTGTGGCCAGCAATGGACTAGAGGCGACAACTCCTATAGCCGGCGGCGACTCCTCCAGCTGTTCCAATGGCGAGGAGCTAAAGATTCTTGGCCAGCTAAAGACCATCGAGCAGATCAACGAACAGCGCCGCATCTTTCTGAACAGTACTATTAGTGAGGAGACCTCATCTTTAGAGAAGAAAGACCCCAAAGACGAGGACAGCCAGCAGACGAAGGAGCAGGAACTGGAGAAGCTAAAAGTCGAAATGGAAGCGGAAACGAGCAAGCCTCAGCCTCCGAACAGTCTCGTACTGAACGTAAAATATGCCACGCTACCCAGCCCCAATGTGGTCACGCTACGTTCGCCAATGTCTCCGCCTCCAAagccacccatgctgagtCGCACCAGAAGCATTGGCTCCGGGGATGGGCGCAGTCCGGTGACCAATGGATCCGCCGAAGCCTCGCTGTTGCGTCAAAGTCTAACAGAGACGGCAATCAGCGAAGCAGCGGCGCCAGTCGGCACGACAaatggaggagcagcagcagctgcaacaacaacagcagaaccACCACCGACCGTGTCCGCTCGTCACTATGAGGGTCTCATCGAGGAGTTGCGCTGTCCGGGCTGTGCCGGCGCCATGAAGGCTCCCATTTTGCTGTGCAAGAGCGGGCACAGTGTCTGCGAGCAGTGCACCCGCATTCTGCTCATGTGCCCACTGTGCAAG GAATCATTCACCAATTCACGCTCCCTGACCGTCGAGGCTCTGTGTGCCAAGGCCCACTTCGGATGCAGCCATGCGGCCGGTGGCTGCCAGGTGCGTATGCCGGTGGCCCTATTGCCCTGGCATGAGCAGCAGTGCATCTACAAGCCAATGAAGTGCTTCATGGGTCGGGTGTGGGGCGAGTGCAAGTGGCAGGGCAGGGAGGTGCAGTGGAAGGAGCATCTCGAGGAGCAGCATGCCGAAAAGCTGTTCCGCTCGAGCACCTCGGATCTGGTGTGGAACATGGCCGTGCGACGTAAGCCCCTCACGGGCTACTATGTCTTCCAGGCACACGACGAGATGTTCAACTTCTACGAGATCTACGACAAGCAGCGCATCCTCTTCACCATGACCTGTACGTCGAATCGGCGCGAGAGCAAGTATAACTATGCCTATGAGGTGACCCTGCTCCAGCCGGACAACGAGGCCCTCTCCATGACCCAGAAGTTCCCTGTCCACAGCGAGTACGATCGCGATATACTTATGGACGGCACATGCGTGAGCATTCCCCTAAACGAGCTATCGCGTTTCGTGGACCCCGAAAAG GTGCTGCACTATCGGGTGAGCGTGCTGGCGGTTAAGTCCCCGCGCCGGGCCAAGCCACCGCGCCAGAGCCTACCCGTCCCCATCGACTATGAGCAGACGAAGAATGCGGGTGTGAATGGCAAGAGTGTGCCGCCTAACATGATCATTACGCGCACATATAAGGAGGGCATGGgcgaggtggaggtggaggtggagccCACAGCCACCGCCGGCACACCCAATTCGGAGGACGATCCCAACGCGAACAATGGAGTGGAGCTGGAGCGCAAGTGGGGCACCCCTCAGCTGCACTTCAATCGGAAGTATCTGAGGAATACCCTGAATGACGCTGGAGGCCAGCAGGAGGATGAATTGCGTCCCCTGGCCGACGAGCGGCGTGGTCTGGGCGATGACAAGCTCTCGTtgtgcagcaacagcaccagctACACGAAAAAGGTCTCCGACTCGTTGCGCAAAAGCTTTAGGGCCCTCAAGGCGGACTTCATTGAGATGCGACCGTTTGCCAAGAAGTCGGCCAAGACGATCGATGGATCATCACCCAGATCATCGGTCCAGACCAATGGAGCCAAATGA